A stretch of the Glutamicibacter sp. JL.03c genome encodes the following:
- a CDS encoding Dps family protein, with protein MTDIKNTTAKKTTKENAERGFIASQTLRDALQSVLVQLLDLQLVGKQIHWNVVGPNFRDLHQNLDEIVGIARKGSDEIAERMRALHATPDGLASTISEFTNLEQPVTTEILTTDAVDMVVKAIQSTVGVIRSVHDPVDEEDPTTADILHQYIADLEQQAWFISAETRRP; from the coding sequence ATGACGGACATCAAGAACACCACCGCGAAGAAAACGACGAAAGAAAACGCAGAGCGCGGTTTCATTGCATCACAGACTCTTCGGGACGCTCTGCAATCAGTGCTCGTCCAGCTGCTGGATCTGCAGCTTGTCGGTAAGCAGATCCATTGGAATGTCGTAGGCCCAAATTTCCGGGATCTGCATCAGAACCTGGACGAAATCGTTGGCATTGCTCGAAAGGGATCGGATGAAATTGCCGAGCGCATGCGGGCGTTGCACGCCACGCCTGACGGGTTAGCTTCGACGATCAGCGAGTTTACAAACCTAGAACAGCCGGTTACAACCGAGATTTTGACGACGGATGCCGTGGACATGGTGGTGAAGGCGATCCAGAGCACTGTCGGAGTTATCCGCAGCGTCCATGATCCTGTCGACGAAGAAGATCCCACAACTGCTGATATCTTGCACCAGTACATTGCCGACTTGGAGCAACAGGCTTGGTTCATCAGTGCTGAAACTCGTCGACCGTAA
- a CDS encoding DUF3060 domain-containing protein: MSIESSNDEQSSASAPAQSATPIEGTVTPSAKNPDGEATGTGTVPKETAENSYDQTFRTIESKATEKKCTGKMNISGDGEILKLIGNCQQVEITGTGNMIIGGRIKDLSISGTGNIVAVNNVEQASVSGVGNSVAWRNDNATTEDTGQSNRLGSDALDGVELGY, from the coding sequence GTGAGCATCGAGTCCTCCAACGATGAGCAGAGTTCTGCGTCCGCGCCTGCCCAAAGCGCTACCCCGATCGAAGGCACTGTCACCCCGAGCGCCAAGAACCCTGACGGTGAGGCCACCGGTACTGGGACCGTGCCGAAGGAGACCGCCGAAAATTCCTACGATCAGACCTTCCGGACCATTGAATCCAAAGCCACTGAGAAAAAGTGCACCGGCAAGATGAATATCAGCGGCGATGGCGAGATTCTCAAGCTCATCGGCAATTGCCAGCAGGTGGAGATTACCGGAACTGGAAACATGATCATCGGCGGGCGCATCAAAGATCTTTCGATCTCCGGTACCGGCAATATCGTAGCCGTTAACAACGTAGAGCAAGCCAGCGTCAGCGGAGTGGGCAATTCGGTGGCCTGGCGAAATGATAATGCTACGACAGAAGACACCGGACAGTCGAACCGCCTCGGTTCCGATGCATTGGACGGCGTGGAGCTGGGCTACTAA
- the panD gene encoding aspartate 1-decarboxylase, whose product MQRTMFKSKIHRATVTQADLHYVGSVTVDSDLLAASDILPGELVSIVDITNGARLETYTIAGEPGSGVIGINGAAAHLVHPGDLVILISYAQMEDAEARSYVPSVVHVDADNRIIHLGDDPAEAVAADVQTPPFAHLRGN is encoded by the coding sequence ATGCAACGAACCATGTTCAAGTCCAAGATCCATCGGGCTACCGTTACCCAAGCCGATCTGCACTATGTCGGCTCAGTGACCGTCGACTCCGATCTGCTGGCCGCATCGGACATCTTGCCCGGAGAACTGGTGAGCATCGTGGACATCACCAACGGTGCACGTTTGGAGACGTACACCATCGCAGGCGAGCCCGGCAGCGGTGTCATTGGTATCAACGGCGCAGCAGCACACCTGGTTCATCCTGGTGATCTGGTCATCTTGATCAGCTATGCGCAGATGGAAGATGCCGAGGCTCGCAGTTACGTCCCTAGCGTGGTTCATGTGGATGCCGACAACCGCATCATCCACCTTGGTGATGATCCTGCCGAGGCTGTCGCCGCGGACGTGCAGACTCCCCCGTTCGCACATCTGCGCGGCAACTAA
- the hutH gene encoding histidine ammonia-lyase codes for MASAPQVTLGLSGASADDVIAVARHEAQISISTQVLEQLASVRAHIDALASADTPVYGISTGFGALATRHIAPEDRAKLQRSLIRSHAAGMGEPVEREVVRALMFLRAKTLASGRTGVRPVVLETMVALLNAGITPVVREYGSLGCSGDLAPLSHCALVLMGEGEATDRQGVQRPVPELLAEAGITPVELAEKEGLALVNGTDGMLGQLLMALADLEELADIADATAAMSVEAQMGTAQVFRPELHEPLRPHPGQGRSAANMYALLAESPIVNSHREGDGRVQDAYSLRCSPQVTGAVRDTIAHARLVATRELAAAIDNPVVLPSGEVTSNGNFHGAPVAYVLDFLAIAVADLGSIAERRTDRMLDPARSRDLPAFLADDPGVDSGMMIAQYTQAGLVAENKRLAVPASVDSIPSSAMQEDHVSLGWHAARKLRTSVANLRRILAIEMLIASRALDLRAPLQPGAATGAVLELLRSKVAGPGEDRFLSAELEAAYELLASGKVHRVLEEHLPA; via the coding sequence ATGGCTTCTGCCCCTCAAGTAACCCTCGGCCTTAGCGGCGCCAGCGCGGACGACGTTATCGCTGTTGCCCGCCATGAAGCCCAGATCAGCATTTCAACGCAAGTACTTGAACAGCTGGCTTCAGTCCGCGCCCACATTGATGCCCTGGCCTCGGCGGATACTCCGGTGTATGGAATCTCGACTGGCTTTGGCGCTCTGGCCACCCGCCATATCGCCCCTGAAGACCGTGCGAAGCTCCAGCGTTCGCTTATCCGTTCGCATGCTGCGGGAATGGGCGAACCCGTGGAACGAGAAGTCGTTCGCGCATTGATGTTCCTGCGGGCCAAGACCCTGGCATCAGGCCGCACCGGCGTTCGCCCCGTCGTACTGGAAACCATGGTTGCACTGCTGAACGCGGGTATCACCCCGGTCGTGCGTGAATACGGGTCGTTGGGATGCTCCGGTGATCTCGCCCCGCTCTCGCACTGCGCCCTGGTGCTGATGGGTGAAGGCGAAGCCACCGACCGCCAAGGCGTCCAGCGCCCAGTGCCCGAACTTCTCGCAGAAGCCGGCATCACCCCGGTGGAATTGGCGGAAAAGGAAGGACTGGCACTGGTCAACGGCACCGACGGAATGCTCGGGCAATTGCTGATGGCCCTGGCCGATCTGGAAGAACTCGCCGATATTGCCGATGCCACCGCGGCCATGAGCGTCGAAGCCCAGATGGGGACCGCGCAGGTGTTCCGGCCAGAGCTCCACGAGCCCTTGCGCCCACACCCAGGCCAAGGCCGCAGCGCAGCGAATATGTATGCGCTCCTTGCTGAATCCCCCATTGTGAATTCCCACCGCGAGGGTGATGGACGAGTACAGGATGCCTACTCACTGCGTTGCTCGCCGCAGGTCACCGGCGCCGTGCGCGACACCATCGCCCACGCTCGTCTGGTCGCTACCCGCGAGCTGGCAGCAGCCATCGACAATCCTGTCGTCCTTCCCAGTGGCGAAGTCACCTCGAACGGAAACTTCCACGGAGCCCCCGTGGCCTACGTTTTGGACTTCTTGGCCATTGCCGTCGCCGACTTGGGCTCCATCGCCGAGCGACGCACGGACCGGATGCTTGATCCTGCACGCTCGCGCGACCTTCCGGCTTTCCTCGCTGATGATCCCGGAGTGGATTCGGGCATGATGATTGCCCAGTACACCCAGGCCGGGCTGGTCGCGGAGAACAAGCGCCTCGCTGTGCCAGCCAGCGTCGATTCCATTCCGTCCTCGGCGATGCAGGAAGACCACGTCTCCCTCGGTTGGCACGCGGCCCGCAAGTTGCGGACTTCCGTGGCCAACCTGCGCCGTATCCTCGCGATTGAAATGCTGATCGCTTCTCGCGCGCTTGACCTCCGTGCCCCGCTTCAGCCTGGTGCAGCTACCGGAGCCGTCCTCGAATTGCTGCGCAGCAAGGTGGCAGGTCCTGGCGAAGACCGTTTCCTGTCCGCCGAGTTGGAAGCCGCGTACGAATTGCTGGCCAGCGGCAAAGTCCATCGAGTGCTTGAAGAGCACCTTCCTGCATAG